The following proteins are co-located in the Oryzias melastigma strain HK-1 linkage group LG8, ASM292280v2, whole genome shotgun sequence genome:
- the LOC112146874 gene encoding zinc-activated ligand-gated ion channel, whose protein sequence is MKSASLFVAFLILVLGSRNVDLTCTSRRCLAEMLIARNMLSMPQDENCSLLIYVPFIEYQTLSVNTRTLRLNSRLRAMIKWTDPQLAWDTSEYPYDAVMLPVDKIWTPMLQVTNGISTSMEHDSNDLLVYSNGTVDHKVHINAEINCEVNLFNYPFAGDECPVAIETLSNGDCITSLVLDQVRSIDGSTGDWQTNYAYLKKKREDRNFIAVGLKISWSSPLMTLLLPTILIVLADFVSFALPLDGGGRNGFKVTLVLSFVMFLNLLNSQLPGDGECSPIIRIHFCVCLVLLVLSMLVSMVLTRLAHDGSLIFFHLLKQPAPQSSEDIEEKDEEELKADIHIAQLDGPEDVQMLRKVVKFLQGLEDKQSQKERNHMFADKLDKIFFLFYLVFGIIYLVIMFGIMAAYRCTVDHFNFWY, encoded by the exons atgaagagtgCATCCTTGTTTGTGGCTTTTCTGATCCTCG TTTTAGGAAGCAGGAACGTTGATTTGACGTGCACAAGTCGCAGATGTTTGGCAGAAATGCTGATCGCCAGGAACATGCTATCCATGCCTCAGGATGAAAACTGCTCTTTGCTAATCTACGTACCGTTCATCGAGTACCAAACTCTGTCTGTT AACACCAGAACTCTCCGTCTAAACAGCCGACTGAGAGCCATGATC AAATGGACGGATCCTCAGCTGGCTTGGGACACTTCTGAGTACCCGTACGATGCAGTGATGTTGCCGGTTGATAAAATCTGGACACCCATGCTTCAAGTCACAAATGG AATATCGACCAGCATGGAGCACGACTCCAATGACCTGCTGGTGTACAGCAACGGCACAGTGGATCATAAGGTGCATATTAATGCAGAGATCAACTGTGAAGTCAATCTGTTCAACTACCCCTTTGCTGGGGATGAGTGTCCCGTTGCCATTGAAACTCTTTCAAATGGAG ATTGCATTACATCCTTGGTACTGGATCAGGTCAGGTCAATCGACGGATCAACTGGAGACTGGCAGACGAATTATGCATATCTGAAGAAAAAACGGGAGGACCGTAATTTTATTGCA GTGGGTTTGAAAATCAGCTGGTCCAGCCCATTAATGACACTACTGTTGCCCACTATTCTGATCGTCCTGGCTGATTTTGTCAGCTTCGCCCTGCCGCTGGACGGAGGTGGACGCAACGGGTTTAAGGTCACTCTGGTGCTCAGCTTCGTCATGTTCCTCAACCTGCTCAACAGTCAGCTCCCCGGAGATGGGGAGTGTAGCCCCATCATAC GAATCCACTTTTGCGTTTGCTTGGTCCTACTGGTGCTGAGCATGCTGGTGTCCATGGTGCTGACTCGTCTGGCCCATGACGGGAGCCTCATTTTCTTCCACCTGTTGAAGCAACCAGCACCACAAAGCTCAGAAGACATCGAGGAGAAGGATGAGGAAG AGCTGAAAGCAGACATCCACATCGCTCAGCTGGACGGCCCTGAAGACGTTCAGATGCTCAGAAAGGTGGTGAAGTTCCTTCAGGGTCTTGAGGACAAGCAGAGCCAGAAGGAGCGTAACCACATGTTTGCAGACAAACTGGACaaaatcttctttttgttttatttggtttttgggATAATCTATCTTGTTATTATGTTTGGAATAATGGCAGCTTATAGATGCACCGtggatcattttaatttctggTACTAA
- the LOC112146636 gene encoding dual specificity mitogen-activated protein kinase kinase 6 isoform X1 — MSLSKGERLTSPIRSDLAGPDQVKLTDDSPKGKKKMPGPKLPKEVFMSPPPTAAAPPRDLDSKACVTIGDQNFVVKADDLEQIEELGRGAYGVVDKMKHVPTNVIMAVKRIRATVNTLEQKRLLMDLDISMRTVDCHYTVTFYGALFREGDVWICMELMDTSLDKFYKKVIEKGKTIPEDILGKIAVAIVKALEHLHRNLSVIHRDVKPSNVLINTLGQVKMCDFGISGHLVDSVAKTMDAGCKPYMAPERINPDLNQKGYSVKSDIWSLGITMIELAILKFPYDSWGTPFQQLKQVVDEPSPQLPADRFSPEFVDFISQCLRKAPRERPAYTELMNHPFFTLHDSKETDVASFVKDILDA; from the exons GCAAGAAAAAGATGCCTGGGCCGAAGCTGCCCAAAGAAGTTTTCATGTCTCCTCCACCAACAGCTGCAGC GCCTCCTCGAGACCTCGACTCCAAGGCTTGTGTCACAATCGGCGATCAG AACTTTGTGGTGAAGGCGGACGACTTGGAGCAGATAGAAGAGCTGGGGAGGGGAGCTTACGGAGTCGTGGACAAGATGAAACACGTGCCCACCAACGTTATCATGGCCGTCAAG AGGATCCGTGCCACCGTAAATACTTTGGAGCAGAAGAGGCTGCTGATGGACCTGGACATTTCCATGAGGACGGTGGACTGCCACTATACTGTGACCTTTTATGGCGCCCTGTTTAGAGAG GGTGACGTCTGGATCTGTATGGAGCTGATGGACACCTCGCTGGATAAATTCTATAAGAAGGTCATTGAAAAAGGCAAAACCATTCCTGAGGACATCTTGGGAAAGATCGCAGTAGca ATTGTCAAAGCATTGGAGCATCTGCACAGAAACCTGTCGGTGATACATCGAG ATGTGAAGCCTTCCAATGTCCTAATCAACACTCTGGGCCAAGTGAAAATGTGTGACTTTGGCATCAGCGGCCACCTGGTGGACTCTGTGGCTAAAACCATGGATGCCGGCTGCAAGCCGTACATGGCG CCTGAACGGATCAACCCGGATCTTAACCAGAAAGGCTACAGTGTGAAGTCGGACATATGGAGTCTGGGCATCACCATG ATCGAGCTGGCCATTCTAAAATTCCCCTATGACTCATGGGGCACCCCGTTCCAGCAGCTCAAGCAGGTGGTGGATGAGCCGTCTCCCCAGCTGCCTGCAGACCGTTTCTCTCCAGAGTTTGTAGACTTTATCTCACAGTG tttaagAAAGGCGCCAAGGGAACGACCAGCTTATACAGAGTTAATG aATCATCCATTTTTCACCCTTCACGACTCCAAAGAGACAGATGTGGCCAGTTTCGTCAAGGACATCCTGGATGCCTGA
- the LOC112145835 gene encoding inward rectifier potassium channel 2, whose amino-acid sequence MGSVRSHRYSIVSSEEDGMKLAAIAVPNGYGNGDVNKGHAGHQHQSRFVRKDGHCNVQFINMSEKSQRYLADIFTTCVDIRWRWMVLIFCLSFLLSWLFFGLVFWLVALFYGDLENETQMCVSNVDSFTAAFLFSVETQTTIGYGYRYVTEKCPIAVFMVVFQSIVGCIIDAFIIGAVMAKMAKPKKRNETLVFSHYATVAMRDGKLCLMWRVGNLRKSHLVEAHVRAQLLKSRTTAEGEFIPLDQVDIDVGFDSGIDRIFLVSPITIVHEIDEDSPFYEMNKQDLETSDFEIVVILEGMVEATAMTTQCRSSYVAGEILWGHRFEPVLFEEKNYYKVDYSRFDNTYEVPSTPSCSARELAEKKSAASSMRNSFCYENEVALEKVEMEEEFEEEENRLMRDSEVCALGDTGTDLGSDAECNLDSLPSESRPLTAESQI is encoded by the coding sequence ATGGGGAGTGTGCGGAGCCACCGTTACAGCATCGTGTCCTCTGAGGAAGACGGCATGAAGCTGGCGGCCATCGCTGTCCCAAACGGCTACGGCAATGGCGACGTCAACAAAGGGCACGCGGGGCACCAACATCAAAGCCGCTTTGTCAGGAAGGACGGCCACTGCAACGTGCAGTTTATCAATATGAGCGAGAAGAGCCAGCGCTACCTGGCAGATATCTTCACCACCTGCGTGGACATCCGCTGGCGCTGGATGGTGCTCATATTCTGCCTGTCCTTCCTGCTGTCCTGGCTGTTTTTTGGATTAGTCTTCTGGCTGGTGGCGCTTTTTTACGGGGACTTAGAGAATGAAACTCAGATGTGCGTTTCCAACGTGGACAGCTTCACCGCTGCGTTCCTGTTCTCGGTTGAGACCCAAACCACGATCGGCTACGGCTACCGCTACGTGACGGAAAAATGCCCCATCGCAGTTTTCATGGTGGTTTTCCAAAGCATCGTCGGCTGCATCATTGATGCTTTTATCATCGGTGCCGTTATGGCAAAGATGGCAAAGCCCAAAAAGAGGAACGAGACGCTGGTGTTTAGCCACTATGCCACCGTGGCCATGAGAGACGGGAAGCTGTGCCTGATGTGGCGAGTTGGGAACTTGAGGAAGAGCCACCTGGTGGAGGCCCACGTTCGGGCACAGCTCCTTAAGTCGCGCACAACAGCAGAGGGAGAGTTCATCCCCTTGGATCAGGTGGACATTGACGTGGGCTTTGACAGCGGCATCGACAGAATCTTCCTGGTGTCTCCGATCACCATCGTCCACGAGATTGATGAGGACAGCCCTTTCTACGAGATGAACAAACAGGATTTGGAGACGTCAGACTTTGAGATTGTGGTGATTCTGGAGGGGATGGTGGAGGCCACCGCGATGACGACTCAGTGTCGGAGCTCCTACGTGGCCGGTGAGATCCTCTGGGGCCACCGCTTTGAGCCAGTGCTCTTTGAAGAAAAGAACTACTACAAAGTGGACTACTCTCGCTTCGACAACACCTACGAGGTGCCCAGCACGCCCAGCTGTAGCGCCAGGGAGCTGGCGGAGAAGAAGTCCGCCGCTTCCAGCATGAGGAACTCCTTTTGTTACGAGAACGAGGTGGCTCTGGAAAAAGTGGAAATGGAGGAGGAgtttgaggaggaggagaacagaCTGATGAGGGACTCGGAGGTTTGTGCACTTGGGGACACAGGCACAGATCTGGGATCAGATGCTGAGTGCAACCTGGATTCTCTGCCTTCAGAATCAAGGCCTTTGACAGCAGAATCACAAATATAA
- the LOC112146207 gene encoding inward rectifier potassium channel 16, producing the protein MSTGREEQVVDTCYTTIHTLDKQKGKKQKRVQYMKKDGKFPVMFLKAPGDWSTYFVDIFTTLIEIRWRVMFLVFFLSYIISWLLFGFGYWLIAYVNGDTESVENNPCVENVRGFTGAFLFSMETQATIGYGFRYMNDYCIVAIVVVTVQDLFSCFLDTIIIGIVLAKMASARKRAQTVGFSKFAVVNLRDGVMCLSWRLGDFRGNHILEGVVTAQLVRCVRRPQGFIAWSYQDLTIEEPEIALTTPATIIHKLEPGSPLYSVDPDDLLEENFELVVAFTYTGDSTGMLHQTRTTYTPADIRWGQRFKDVLKVGKKHYKVDYAFFNETIWVPVPMVSAEAFSRKRHPEDGRIHVPSVKRNGGTGHVTVEITEEPVVQTFL; encoded by the coding sequence ATGAGCACTGGAAGAGAGGAGCAGGTCGTCGACACCTGCTACACCACAATCCACACGCTAGACAAGCAAAAgggcaaaaaacaaaagcgGGTCCAGTACATGAAGAAGGATGGCAAGTTCCCCGTGATGTTCCTGAAGGCTCCGGGAGACTGGAGCACGTACTTTGTGGACATCTTCACCACTCTTATAGAGATCCGCTGGAGGGTGATGTTCCTCGTCTTCTTCCTGTCCTACATTATCTCTTGGCTCCTTTTCGGTTTTGGTTACTGGCTCATTGCGTATGTCAACGGAGACACTGAAAGCGTGGAGAACAACCCCTGCGTGGAGAACGTCCGAGGATTTACCGGGGCTTTCCTGTTCTCCATGGAAACCCAAGCGACGATTGGTTATGGCTTCAGGTACATGAACGACTACTGTATTGTTGCTATCGTAGTTGTGACGGTTCAAGATTTATTCAGCTGCTTCCTCGATACCATCATTATCGGCATTGTTCTGGCCAAGATGGCGTCCGCTCGAAAGAGGGCTCAGACGGTGGGTTTCAGCAAGTTCGCCGTGGTCAATCTTCGGGATGGAGTTATGTGTCTGTCGTGGCGCCTTGGTGACTTCCGAGGCAACCACATACTGGAGGGGGTCGTCACAGCTCAGCTGGTGCGGTGCGTGAGGCGGCCGCAGGGTTTCATCGCATGGTCATACCAGGATCTGACCATTGAAGAGCCAGAAATCGCCCTCACGACACCAGCTACTATCATCCACAAGCTGGAACCAGGAAGTCCGCTGTACAGCGTGGATCCGGACGACCTTCTGGAGGAGAACTTTGAGCTGGTCGTCGCTTTCACCTATACAGGAGACTCTACGGGCATGCTCCACCAGACACGCACCACCTACACACCAGCAGACATCCGCTGGGGTCAGCGCTTCAAGGACGTTTTAAAAGTAGGCAAGAAGCACTACAAAGTGGACTACGCCTTCTTCAACGAGACCATATGGGTGCCAGTGCCCATGGTGAGCGCGGAGGCCTTTAGCAGGAAGCGACACCCTGAAGACGGGCGGATACACGTGCCATCGGTCAAAAGAAATGGCGGCACTGGACACGTGACGGTAGAAATCACCGAAGAACCAGTGGTGCAGacttttttgtaa
- the LOC112146636 gene encoding dual specificity mitogen-activated protein kinase kinase 6 isoform X2 — MSLSKGGKKKMPGPKLPKEVFMSPPPTAAAPPRDLDSKACVTIGDQNFVVKADDLEQIEELGRGAYGVVDKMKHVPTNVIMAVKRIRATVNTLEQKRLLMDLDISMRTVDCHYTVTFYGALFREGDVWICMELMDTSLDKFYKKVIEKGKTIPEDILGKIAVAIVKALEHLHRNLSVIHRDVKPSNVLINTLGQVKMCDFGISGHLVDSVAKTMDAGCKPYMAPERINPDLNQKGYSVKSDIWSLGITMIELAILKFPYDSWGTPFQQLKQVVDEPSPQLPADRFSPEFVDFISQCLRKAPRERPAYTELMNHPFFTLHDSKETDVASFVKDILDA, encoded by the exons GCAAGAAAAAGATGCCTGGGCCGAAGCTGCCCAAAGAAGTTTTCATGTCTCCTCCACCAACAGCTGCAGC GCCTCCTCGAGACCTCGACTCCAAGGCTTGTGTCACAATCGGCGATCAG AACTTTGTGGTGAAGGCGGACGACTTGGAGCAGATAGAAGAGCTGGGGAGGGGAGCTTACGGAGTCGTGGACAAGATGAAACACGTGCCCACCAACGTTATCATGGCCGTCAAG AGGATCCGTGCCACCGTAAATACTTTGGAGCAGAAGAGGCTGCTGATGGACCTGGACATTTCCATGAGGACGGTGGACTGCCACTATACTGTGACCTTTTATGGCGCCCTGTTTAGAGAG GGTGACGTCTGGATCTGTATGGAGCTGATGGACACCTCGCTGGATAAATTCTATAAGAAGGTCATTGAAAAAGGCAAAACCATTCCTGAGGACATCTTGGGAAAGATCGCAGTAGca ATTGTCAAAGCATTGGAGCATCTGCACAGAAACCTGTCGGTGATACATCGAG ATGTGAAGCCTTCCAATGTCCTAATCAACACTCTGGGCCAAGTGAAAATGTGTGACTTTGGCATCAGCGGCCACCTGGTGGACTCTGTGGCTAAAACCATGGATGCCGGCTGCAAGCCGTACATGGCG CCTGAACGGATCAACCCGGATCTTAACCAGAAAGGCTACAGTGTGAAGTCGGACATATGGAGTCTGGGCATCACCATG ATCGAGCTGGCCATTCTAAAATTCCCCTATGACTCATGGGGCACCCCGTTCCAGCAGCTCAAGCAGGTGGTGGATGAGCCGTCTCCCCAGCTGCCTGCAGACCGTTTCTCTCCAGAGTTTGTAGACTTTATCTCACAGTG tttaagAAAGGCGCCAAGGGAACGACCAGCTTATACAGAGTTAATG aATCATCCATTTTTCACCCTTCACGACTCCAAAGAGACAGATGTGGCCAGTTTCGTCAAGGACATCCTGGATGCCTGA
- the zgc:112148 gene encoding Golgi apparatus membrane protein TVP23 homolog B: MQKQDSQYSPLFGEEEDNFRQKQPTVCRPVASFFHLFFRTSAIVVYLLCDLFSGRFIACMVTIILLLSCDFWTVKNVSGRLLVGLRWWNQVDEDGKSRWMFESRKADGGNTVLSAESQIFWLGLTVCPLFWVVFLFSTLFSLNLKWLAVVIMGLVLQWANLYGYVRCKLGGKSNLRNIATSYIGTQIFKQAMKETSTS; the protein is encoded by the exons ATGCAGAAACAG GACTCGCAGTACTCTCCTCTCTTCGGGGAAGAGGAAGATAACTTCAGACAAAAGCAGCCTACTGTTTG TCGTCCTGTCGCTTCGTTCTTTCACCTCTTCTTCCGGACGAGTGCCATCGTGGTGTATCTGCTGTGCGACCTCTTCAGCGGCCGTTTCATTGCCTGTATGGTCACCATCATCCTCCTGCTGTCATGTGACTTCTGGACTGTCA AGAATGTCTCTGGCAGACTGCTGGTGGGCCTTCGATGGTGGAATCAAGTGGATGAAGATGGGAAGAGCCGCTGGATGTTTGAGTCCCGGAAA GCAGATGGTGGGAACACGGTGCTCAGTGCTGAATCACAGATCTTCTGGCTGGGACTCACTGTATGCCCCCTTTTCTGGGTCGTTTTTCTCTTCAGCACCCTCTTTTCCCTGAATCTTAAATGGCTG GCCGTGGTGATCATGGGTTTAGTTTTACAATGGGCTAACCTGTACGGTTATGTCAGATGCAAACTGGGAGGAAAATCGAACCTAAGAAACATTGCAACAAGCTACATCGGCACCCAGATCTTTAAACAG GCTATGAAAGAAACCAGCACGTCCTGA